The stretch of DNA GCTGAGAGGCTCGCTCGTGCGGCAGCCGCAGCCGCAGCCGCACAGCATCACGCGCGTCTCCCGCCCAGCCCCGCCGTCCGCCCCGCCACAGTGATCCGCAGGTCACCACGGATCACGAGCGTGCCGTCGACCCCGTCGACCCCGTCGACCCCGCCGAGGACAGGACATCACCGTCACCTTCGACGGGCGGCGGTGTCTGCACGCCGCGGAGTGCGTGCGCGGGCCGCCCCGGGTCTTCGACCTGCGGCTCCTCGGCCTACGCTCGCGGCGCGGCGCGGCTCATGACCGGTAGCCCTCTCATGACCGGTAGCCCTCGACCTCGGCGGCAGGCCGCACCCGCGCCTCGTCAGGGTTCTCGCCGAACTCCGCCTTCGCGCGCCGCTGGCGCAGCAGGTCCCAGCACTGGTCGAGTTCACGCTCGATCACGCCGAGCCTCGCACGCTCCGTCGCCTCGTCGATCGCTCCCGACGCCAGGGAGTCCCGCAGCGTCCGCTCGTCGTCGACCATCGACGCGATCCGGGACAGAATCTGCTCTTGATCCATCTCAGTACGCCTCCTCGGCCCCCCGGCCCACTGTAAGGACGGTTCGGCCGATCGGCACCTGTGAGCAGGCAACACTCCCCCGCGGTGCTGCCTGCCCCAGGTCGCACCGGACCACGAGACGACCACTGAGGGTCTGGGCCCGAGACACGCTGAGTATACTGGCTCCCAGCCAGTCAACGCAGGAGTTACAGGATGTCCCCGCGTAGCGCATCGGTCAATGAAGAGTTGCGAAGGCGTTCCAGGGAACGGCTCCTGCAGGCCACGGTCGAGCTGGTGAGCGAGCGCGGCTACGAGGCGACGACACTCGGCGACATCGCGGACCGCGCGGGCTCGGCCCGAGGCCTGGTGTCGTACTACTTCCCCGGCAAGCGTCAGCTCCTGCAGTCTGCCGTGCACCGGTTGATGCACCGCACGCTGGAAGCCGCGCTCGAACGGGAGCCGCGGTCGACGGACGGCGATGAACTCCTGGCCCGTGCCATCGACGCGATCCTGGGCCTGGCCAGGGACCAGCCCGTCCTCATGCGCACACACATGGCGGGGATCCTCCAGGCGGACGGGTTCGTGCGCTGCCCTGAGCAGCAGCACCTAGCCCAACTGCTCCGCGACACCGTCGTACGCCATGGGTCGCCCGACGTGGACACCGACTATCCGCTGCTGCGCGCGCTGCTGATGGGCGCGGTCTTCGCGGTGCTGCTTCCGGGGGCGCCGATGCCGCTGTGCGCGCTGCGTGCCGAGCTGTTCCAGCGGTACGGGCTCGCGTGGGAGCTCGGAGTCCCGCCGGGCGAGGAGCCGCCCGGCGGGACACACGCGCGAGTCGCCGATCAGGCCGCGCAGGAGACGCGGTCACCTCAGCAGCCGACTCAGCAGCCGACCCATTAGCCGAGTCAGCGGTCGACTCAGCGATCAGCCCATCGGTCCACTCAGTCGAAGTAGTCCGGCTGGGTCTGGACATTGAGCTCACGGACGCGGACCCGCTCGGCGGGATCCGTCCGCTTGTCGTCGATCTTCAGGACGTCGAAGCCCTTGGCGATGTCGTTCGAGTAGACATAGCCGTTGTAGTAGTACGCCGACCAGGAGCCGCCGGTCTGGATCGCGTCGGTGCTGAGGGGACCGCGCTCGAAGTAGCCGATCTCCTTCGGCTTCGAGGAGTTGGTGAAGTCCCAGACGGAGACGCCGCCCTGGTACCAGGCCTGGACCATCAGGTCCTTGCCCTTGACCGGGATCAGCGAGCCGTTGTGGGCCACGCAGTTCTCGGTTGCGGCCTGGTGGCGCGGGATCTTGTAGTAGCTCTTGAAGACGAGCTTGCGGTGATCACCCTTGCCCTTGACGTCGTAGATGCCGTTGGCGCCGCGCTCCGGTCCGGTGGCCTCGTCACAGGTGGCGGCGCCGCCGCCACCCAGCTCGTCGGTGAAGACGATCTTGTCGGCCTTCTGGTTGAAGGTCGCCGAGTGCCAGAACGCGAAGTTCTTGTTGTCCTGGACCTGGTCGATGACCTTGGGCTTCTCGGGGTTCTTGATGGAGAAGAGGATCCCGTCGCCCATGCAGGCGCCCGCGGCCAAGTCCTTGGAGGGCAGCACGGTGATGTCGTGGCAGCCGGTGGTCTTGGAGACGCCCGGGTTGGTGGGCCCGCCCGGGTTTCCGCCGCCGTCGGGGCCTTCACCCGGGAAGAGGACGGGGAAGTCGACGACCGCGGCCTTCTGCGGGGCCTTGCGGGGCACCTTGATGATGGAGATGCCGTCGTGCGGGGGCTGGCAGTCCGGGAACGTCGCGCTCGGAGAGTACGAGGAGACGTACACGTAGACGTTCCGCTTCTCCGGCACCAGGGTGTGCGTGTGCGAGCCGCAGGCGGTCTCGACGGCGGAGACGTACTTCGGGTTCGACTTGTCGCTGATGTCGAAGACCTTCATGCCCTCCCACGAGGACTTCTCCGTCGCGGGCTGCGAGGTGCTGCTGCAGGAGTTGTCGCTGCGCGAGGAGTCGGTGGAGAGGAAGAGCAGGTTCCCGGAGACGGAGATGTCGTTCTGCGAGCCGGGACACAGGACTTGGGAGACGGTCCGCGGCTTCTTCGGGTTGCTGATGTCGAAGATGCGGAAGCCGTCGTAGTTGCCCGCGAAGGCGTACTTCCCCTGGAACGCGAGGTCGGAGTTGGTGCCCGGCAGCGCGTCCTTGGGGATGTTGGCGAGGTGCTTGATGTTGTCCGAGTGCACGATCTCGTCGGGCGCGGGTATCTTCCCGCTCTTGATGTCCGCCTTCGCATCGGCGGCATCGCTCTTCGAAACGCTCTTGGGTGCGGCCGGCGAGTCGCCCGGGTCGGGCGTCGCTCCGGCGGGCGCCGCGCTGAACAGCGCGGCAATCAGACCGAGCGCGGCCGCGCCGACGCCGAAGCGTCTGCGCCGTGTTCGGGGGTTGTTCAGGGTCACTGCGTCCTCCCTAGTAGCCGTTCGTAATTGAACGGTTCACGGACACCCCGCAGTATCGTGCTCATCATGCACAGATCAACAGGTGGCAACACATCTGTAATGAAAGTTTTTGATCACTACCGCGCGTAAGCGTGCTAGGACGGTCCTCAACTCCCCCGCACGCCACAGGAGGCAGCCGTGCACCACCGCCGTACGCCCGCCGCAACCGTGTTCCTCACGGCCGCCGTTCTGGCGCTCGGCGCCTGCGACTCAGGAGGCTCCGACGCCGGTTCACAGCCGGACAAGAAGACCGCGCCCGGACCTTCGGTGATCGCTCCCGGCAAACCGGGCGAGAGCGCCGCGACGATGTCCGCCGAGGACGCGGCCAAGAAGAGAACCGACGACAACACCCCCAACTCGGCGGACTTCACCTACACCCAGATGATGATCACGCACCACGGCCAGGCCCTGAAGATGACCGAACTCGCCCCGAAGCGCGCCGATTCCGCGAAGGTCAAGCGCCTCGCCGACCGCATCTCGGCCGCGCAGCGCCCCGAAATCGGCGCGATGAAGGGCTGGTTGAAGAACCACGGCGGTGCGAAGAAGCAGCCAGCTCACGACCACGGGACGATGCCGGGCATGGCCACCGAGGGGCAGCTGAAGCAGCTGCGCGCCGCGAAGGGCAAGACGTTCGACGAGCTCTTCCTGAAGCTGATGATCACGCACCACAACGGCGCGGTCACGATGGCCACGGATGTGCTCTCCGACGGCAACAACATCCAGGTCGAGGAGATGGCCAACGACGTGATCGCGCAGCAGACGACGGAGATCAGCCGGATGCGCGAGATGTGAGGCGCGGGGCGTCAGCCGCCGGTCCGCGCGGCGTCCCGCTCGTCGTGCGGCTCGTGGTCCCTTCGCGGCAGCAGCAGGGGGGTGGCAAGGATCAGGACGCCGGCGACCCCGACCGCGGTACGCGGTCCTGTGACGCCGGCCAGCAGGCCCCACAGAGCGGTCATGGCAGCGATGGAGAGCTTGCTGGTGACCGACCAAGCGGACAGGGTGCGGGCGACGCGGTCCGCCGGGGTGTGGTCGAGGCGGTAGGTCGCGAACACCGGGTTGAACACGCCCGAGCAGGTGATCAGGCCGAACTCGACGACGATGACGAGGACGAGCCCGGCGACACCGGGGCCGACGAAGGCGAGGCCGAGGAGCCAGCACGCCCGCAGCGTCCCTGCGGTGAGCAGGACCCTGTGCCGCCCGAACCGCTCGACGAGCGGCCGGGCAAGCCGCGAGCCGATCAGGCCGCCGACGCAGGGCACGGCGAACGCCAGGCCGTACTGCCAGGGCGCGAAGCCGAGTTCGCCGACCATCAGGACGATCAGGAGGGGCGAGGTCGCCATGATCAGGCCGTTGTTCAGAACCGTGTTGAAGAACAGCGGGCGCAGCGCAGGGCCCGCCAGGATGTAGCGCCATCCGTCGAGCAGATCACCTGCCCGGAAGCGGGGTGCCGGCACGGTGCGCACGGGGTGCGGCTCCTTGCCGCCGATCGCGCGGACCCCCAGGGCCGAGAGCAGATAGCTGACCGCGTCGGCCAGCACCGTGATCACCGGACCGAAGAGCCCGATCACGGCCCCGCCCAGCGGCGGCCCGATCACCAGGGCGGTCCAACTCGTGGACTCCAGGCGGCCGTTGGCGGCGAGCAGGTCCTCCTTCCGTACGAGCGCCTTGAGGCACGCACCGCTCGCCGCGCTGAAGGCGATGTCGGCCGCGCCGACCACGACCGCCACGGCCAGGAGCTGGCCGAAGCCGAGCAGACCGAGCGCGTACGCGGCGGGGACGCTGAGCAGCGCCGCGCACCGGACCAGGTCCATCGCGATCATCACCGACCGCTTGCGGCGGAACTCCACCCACGGCCCGAGCGGCACCGCCACCACCGCGCCCACCGCGAACCCCGCCGCCGCGAGGACCGACACCTCCGTCGGACCGGCGTCCAGGGCCAGGATCGCGATCAGGGGGAACGCGTCGAACGCGAGCCGCGTGCCGAACACACTGATCGTGTAGGCCGCCCACAGCCATCCGAACTGCCGCCCGAGGGACCGCCTGGCCTCCATACCCGGTGCCACCCCTTGCCGCGCGCTCGAACACACTCACTTTGACCTGCGGCATCCAAACCGGCGAGGGGTCCGCAGGTCAAACCACGGCGTCGCGCGGCCACAACCAGCGGCCACAACCATGTGCCTAGCGGCGGTTGTGGCGCGGTGGCAGCGCTCCCGCGTCCCGGGCGGAGGCGATGAGCTTGAGGGACCGGCGGCGGCTGCGGCCGGTCGCCTGCATCACCGCGAGGACGGGGTCCCGCCCCTCGGTCTGCGCCGCGCGGTACTCCTGAGCCACCATCAGCCGCCCCTCGCGTCCGCGCGGCCAGGACGGGCGGGCGCGGCGTACGGCGGGCCGGTCCTGCGGGCGCAGGGCGTCGCGGCGGGCCGGCGCGGTCGCGCCGTCATCCGCGTGCGGCGGCTGGGCGTGCAGCCCCTCCAGGGTGATCCGCCCCTCCGACACCACGGCCCGCGCGTCGATGGCGGCCCCGTCACCGAAGGTCAGCCGTACATGGAACGAAGGCGGTGCTGGGGGTGAGAAGGAGGGCGAGCCATCAGCATTCGGTCGATAGTGATCAGAAACGCCAAGAAAGGGGCTCTCAAGCACAATCAAAAGGTAGCCGTGCGATCGCATTAGGTCACGAACGGCACGCAGGGCCCGCGCGGCGGACGGCTCCTGAGCGGGGCGCCCGGATCAACGCGCCCCTCACCGAGTCTCCCCCTTCACGCACGGGGGTGCGATGCTGAAGACATCCCCCGAGGCCGCCTCGCGGAAGGAGCACCGCCGTGCTGCAGGTCGCCGTCGTCGGATCGGGCCCGAGCGGGGTCTACACCGCGCAGTCCCTCGTCCAGCAGGACCTAGTGCCGGGGGTGCGCGTCGACGTCATCGACCGGCTCCCCTGCCCGTACGGCCTCGTCCGTTACGGCGTCGCGCCCGACCACGAGAAGATCAAGTCCCTCCAGAACAACCTGCGCACGGTCCTCGAACACGACAGCGTCCGCTTCCTCGGCGGCATCGAGATCGGCCCCGGCGGCCTCCCCACCGCGCGGCTGCTCGACCTCTACCACGCGGTGGTCTACTGCGTGGGCGCGGCGGCGGACCGCAAGCTGGGGGTGCCGGGCGAGGACCTGCCGGGAAGCCATTCGGCCACGGAGTTCGTGTCCTGGTACAGCGCGCACCCGGACGCGACGGCCGACGGATTCATCGGGGGCGTGGAGTCCGCCGTGGTCATCGGCGTCGGGAACGTCGCGGTGGACGTCGCCCGGATGCTGGCGCGCGGCGTGGCCGAGCTGCAGCCCACCGACATGCCGGAGGCGGCGCTCGGCGTGCTTGCCGAGAGCCGGGTGCGCGAGGTCCACATGGTGGGGCGGCGCGGCCCTTCGCAGGCGCGCTTCACCACCAAGGAGCTGCGCGAGCTCGGCTCGCTCCCGGACACCGAAGTGATCGTGGATCCCGCGGAGTTGGCGCTCGACCCCGCGTACGCCGACCCCTCCGGCCTGCCCGCGGTCGGCCGCCGCAACGTCGAGGTGATGCGCGGCTGGGCCGAGCGCCCCGCGCGGAATCTGCCGCGCAGCATC from Streptomyces sp. BA2 encodes:
- a CDS encoding MFS transporter, which translates into the protein MEARRSLGRQFGWLWAAYTISVFGTRLAFDAFPLIAILALDAGPTEVSVLAAAGFAVGAVVAVPLGPWVEFRRKRSVMIAMDLVRCAALLSVPAAYALGLLGFGQLLAVAVVVGAADIAFSAASGACLKALVRKEDLLAANGRLESTSWTALVIGPPLGGAVIGLFGPVITVLADAVSYLLSALGVRAIGGKEPHPVRTVPAPRFRAGDLLDGWRYILAGPALRPLFFNTVLNNGLIMATSPLLIVLMVGELGFAPWQYGLAFAVPCVGGLIGSRLARPLVERFGRHRVLLTAGTLRACWLLGLAFVGPGVAGLVLVIVVEFGLITCSGVFNPVFATYRLDHTPADRVARTLSAWSVTSKLSIAAMTALWGLLAGVTGPRTAVGVAGVLILATPLLLPRRDHEPHDERDAARTGG
- a CDS encoding DUF305 domain-containing protein, with the protein product MHHRRTPAATVFLTAAVLALGACDSGGSDAGSQPDKKTAPGPSVIAPGKPGESAATMSAEDAAKKRTDDNTPNSADFTYTQMMITHHGQALKMTELAPKRADSAKVKRLADRISAAQRPEIGAMKGWLKNHGGAKKQPAHDHGTMPGMATEGQLKQLRAAKGKTFDELFLKLMITHHNGAVTMATDVLSDGNNIQVEEMANDVIAQQTTEISRMREM
- a CDS encoding FAD-dependent oxidoreductase, which translates into the protein MLQVAVVGSGPSGVYTAQSLVQQDLVPGVRVDVIDRLPCPYGLVRYGVAPDHEKIKSLQNNLRTVLEHDSVRFLGGIEIGPGGLPTARLLDLYHAVVYCVGAAADRKLGVPGEDLPGSHSATEFVSWYSAHPDATADGFIGGVESAVVIGVGNVAVDVARMLARGVAELQPTDMPEAALGVLAESRVREVHMVGRRGPSQARFTTKELRELGSLPDTEVIVDPAELALDPAYADPSGLPAVGRRNVEVMRGWAERPARNLPRSIRLRFFLRPVAVTEAAGRVGGVQFERTLPDGLGGVTGSKQYEDIAGQLVLRSVGYRGVPIEGLPFDPGLGTVPHAAGRVLREGAPSPGEYVAGWIKRGPTGVIGTNRPCAKETVLSLLEDAPALVRKGVPEDPLPALREAGLHPVEWRGWQAIERAEAALGAALGRGPVKIADWPGLLAAARAEAAPDT
- a CDS encoding DUF2630 family protein, translated to MDQEQILSRIASMVDDERTLRDSLASGAIDEATERARLGVIERELDQCWDLLRQRRAKAEFGENPDEARVRPAAEVEGYRS
- a CDS encoding DUF6214 family protein is translated as MRSHGYLLIVLESPFLGVSDHYRPNADGSPSFSPPAPPSFHVRLTFGDGAAIDARAVVSEGRITLEGLHAQPPHADDGATAPARRDALRPQDRPAVRRARPSWPRGREGRLMVAQEYRAAQTEGRDPVLAVMQATGRSRRRSLKLIASARDAGALPPRHNRR
- a CDS encoding (4Fe-4S)-binding protein; the protein is MTVTFDGRRCLHAAECVRGPPRVFDLRLLGLRSRRGAAHDR
- a CDS encoding TetR/AcrR family transcriptional regulator, producing the protein MSPRSASVNEELRRRSRERLLQATVELVSERGYEATTLGDIADRAGSARGLVSYYFPGKRQLLQSAVHRLMHRTLEAALEREPRSTDGDELLARAIDAILGLARDQPVLMRTHMAGILQADGFVRCPEQQHLAQLLRDTVVRHGSPDVDTDYPLLRALLMGAVFAVLLPGAPMPLCALRAELFQRYGLAWELGVPPGEEPPGGTHARVADQAAQETRSPQQPTQQPTH